Within Rattus rattus isolate New Zealand chromosome 12, Rrattus_CSIRO_v1, whole genome shotgun sequence, the genomic segment TGACCCAGGGAAGCAGCTAaagcttgggggaggggctttgTTTCAGGTCTGGGTCTGCTGAGAAGCTACTGTTTGGGGCCGGGTGGGAGAACCTGGTGGTTTTCCTGGGGCAGCCTGGGACAATGCTCCACCTCCTTTCCCGGGATTTCCATGGTGGGGAGAGGTTCCTGGTGGGAGTCTGTTTGCCTGTGGGCAGTGAAAGGATCCAGCTGCGGCTCCACTCAGCATCTTCTGCCCTTGCTCACTCCTTCCATCTGGAATGCCCGACCCGCCCTGACTTCTGGGCAGATTCTTACTCAACATCCTTTGACAAAGCCTTCACCCCAGGCGTGATCCGtcatatgccctcttctggaagtTCTGTACACCTTGAATTATTAAACAGCACTTCCCACGCTGAGCCCCAGCACTTACAGCTATGAACCCCAGACTGAGAGCCCTTCCCAAAGTTGGCCACCCAGGAAGACCCACCATCCAGTTAGTACCAACTGCCAGCTCAGGGAAAGAGGCCACTCCTTTGCTCAGTGAGTAGTGGTCCCCAGCCCTGTAGTAACTGAGGTAGATGGGGAGAGGGTTTCGGAGAGAAGTTCAGGTAAACTCTGGGGCTCCCGTAGCTGTCCAGGAATAAGAGACTCCGATGCTGGTGAGGAGAGGGTGGGAACATGTGTGGGCTCAGATCCTTGGACTAACGTACACTTCCTCTAGATCTTTGATTAGGGGCTGACTGACCCCCCATGTATCCACTGAGAAAGGAGATCTACCCTTTGCCTAAGGAAGCCCGGCATGCCCATGGGAAACAGGCAGCGATGGAAGGACAAACATGAtgtgggaagacagacagacagaaagatggagaggaaaCATGCATGACACATCCATGGCCTCTTGGCGGGCAGCCACTCACCAGTTCCTTTCTGAGCCAGGCGATAGCTTCGTCGATACTCCGGAAGCCTTCCAGCTTGTCTGTGGCCAGTGGCCTGTCACCTCCACTGGCACTCCTGGCAGGTGGAAGAAGCTCTCTGGGTTCCCTTAGAGGCATCAAAGGCTCTCCACCCCCACATGCTCCCTGCTCCAGACTCGCCTCTTGCTGGGCAGCTGGCCTCGGGAAAGGCCAGGTCTGCTCCTCCAGCTTGGCTTGCCATTCCAGGTAGGAAGGTCTTCGggtctccagcctcagcttctcagTGAGGGCCTTCAGGCTGAGGAGGTGGTCGTCGGGAGGTATGGCTGCCCCTGCTGGCCTGTCTTTCTCACCCACTTCTTCCACTTGGATCCGGGGCACAGACATTCTCAAGTCTGCCCTGGTAGCTGGACATGGGAGGTGGTGGGGCCACTTGGGAGGCTTGCTGGGTAGCAAGGTCAAGTCCCGCTCTGTATTGGTCTCATACGGCTGTGGCCATGGCTCCTGAAGGCATTGTTGGGATGGGCGTGAGTTTCAAGGCTTGGTAGCACCTGGAGCCAAGCAAGGCTGTAGAGTGTGCCTCTCAGAGCAGCTGTGTGTCTCAGGGTCTATGATTTGTCCCGTAATCCTGTGGCGGCCATGCTTCCCAGAAGGCAGGATCAGACA encodes:
- the Fam167a gene encoding protein FAM167A translates to MSVPRIQVEEVGEKDRPAGAAIPPDDHLLSLKALTEKLRLETRRPSYLEWQAKLEEQTWPFPRPAAQQEASLEQGACGGGEPLMPLREPRELLPPARSASGGDRPLATDKLEGFRSIDEAIAWLRKELAEMRLQDQQLARQLMRLRGDINKMKIEQTCRLHRRMLNDAAFELEERDELSDLFCDSPLASSFSLSTPLKLIGVTKMNINSRRFSLC